Proteins encoded by one window of Macaca fascicularis isolate 582-1 chromosome 10, T2T-MFA8v1.1:
- the SLC12A5 gene encoding solute carrier family 12 member 5 isoform X1, translating to MSRRFTVTSLPPAGPARSPDPESRRHSVADPRHLPGEDVKGDGNPKESSPFINSTDTEKGKEYDGKNMALFEEEMDTSPMVSSLLSGLANYTNLPQGSREHEEAENNEGGRRKPVQAPRMGTFMGVYLPCLQNIFGVILFLRLTWVVGIAGIMESFCMVFICCSCTMLTAISMSAIATNGVVPAGGSYYMISRSLGPEFGGAVGLCFYLGTTFAGAMYILGTIEILLAYLFPAMAIFKAEDASGEAAALLNNMRVYGTCVLTCMATVVFVGVKYVNKFALVFLGCVILSILAIYAGVIKSAFDPPNFPICLLGNRTLSRHGFNVCAKLAWEGNETVTTELWGLFCSSRFLNATCDEYFTRNNVTEIQGIPGAASGLIKENLWSSYLTKGVIVERSGMTSVGLADGTPIDMDHPYVFSDMTSYFTLLVGIYFPSVTGIMAGSNRSGDLRDAQKSIPTGTILAIATTSAVYISSVVLFGACIEGVVLRDKFGEAVNGNLVVGTLAWPSPWVIVIGSFFSTCGAGLQSLTGAPRLLQAISRDGIVPFLQVFGHGKANGEPTWALLLTACICEIGILIASLDEVAPILSMFFLMCYMFVNLACALQTLLRTPNWRPRFRYYHWTLSFLGMSLCLALMFICSWYYALVAMLIAGLIYKYIEYRGAEKEWGDGIRGLSLSAARYALLRLEEGPPHTKNWRPQLLVLVRVDQDQNVVHPQLLSLTSQLKAGKGLTIVGSVLEGTFLENHPQAQRAEESIRRLMEAEKVKGFCQVVISSNLRDGVSHLIQSGGLGGLQHNTVLVGWPRNWRQKEDHQTWRNFIELVRETTAGHLALLVTKNVSMFPGNPERFSEGSIDVWWIVHDGGMLMLLPFLLRHHKVWRKCKMRIFTVAQMDDNSIQMKKDLTTFLYHLRITAEVEVVEMHESDISAYTYEKTLVMEQRSQILKQMHLTKNEREREIQSITDESRGSIRRKNPANTRLRLNVPEETAGDSEEKPEEEVQLIHDQSAPSCPSSSPSPGEEPEGKGETDPEKVHLTWTKDKSVAEKNKGPSPVSSEGIKDFFSMKPEWENLNQSNVRRMHTAVRLNEVIVKKSRDAKLVLLNMPGPPRNRNGDENYMEFLEVLTEHLDRVMLVRGGGREVITIYS from the exons GTGATGGCAACCCCAAGGAAAGCAGTCCCTTCATCAACAGCACtgacacagagaagggaaaggagtATGATGGCAAGAACATGGCCTTGTTTGAG GAGGAGATGGACACCAGTCCTATGGTGTCCTCCTTGCTCAGTGGCCTGGCCAACTACACCAACCTGCCCCAGGGAAGTAGGGAGCACGAAGAGGCAGAAAACAATGAGGGTGGAAGAAGGAAGCCGGTGCAG GCCCCACGCATGGGCACCTTCATGGGCGTGTACCTGCCGTGCCTGCAGAACATCTTTGGCGTCATCCTCTTCCTGCGGCTCACCTGGGTGGTGGGCATTGCAGGCATCATGGAGTCCTTCTGCATGGTGTTCATCTGCTGCTCCTGT ACGATGCTCACGGCCATCTCCATGAGTGCAATTGCAACGAATGGTGTTGTGCCTG CTGGTGGCTCCTACTACATGATTTCCAGGTCTCTGGGCCCGGAGTTTGGGGGCGCCGTGGGCCTCTGCTTCTACCTGGGCACTACCTTTGCTGGGGCCATGTACATCCTGGGCACCATCGAAATCCTGCTG GCTTACCTCTTCCCAGCCATGGCCATCTTCAAGGCAGAAGATGCCAGTGGGGAGGCAGCAGCCTTGCTGAACAACATGCGTGTTTACGGCACCTGTGTGCTCACCTGCATGGCCACTGTGGTGTTTGTGGGTGTCAAGTATGTCAACAAGTTTGCCCTTGTCTTCCTGGGTTGTGTCATCCTCTCCATCCTGGCCATCTATGCTGGGGTCATCAAGTCTGCCTTCGACCCGCCCAACTTCCC GATCTGCCTCCTGGGTAACCGCACGCTGTCTCGCCACGGCTTTAATGTCTGTGCCAAGCTGGCTTGGGAAGGAAATGAGACGGTGACCACAGAGCTGTGGGGCCTTTTCTGCTCCTCTCGCTTCCTCAATGCCACCTGTGATGAATACTTCACCCGAAACAATGTCACGGAGATCCAGGGCATCCCTGGTGCTGCCAGTGGCCTCATCAAAG AGAACCTCTGGAGCTCCTACCTGACCAAGGGCGTGATTGTGGAGAGGAGTGGGATGACCTCGGTGGGCCTGGCCGATGGCACTCCTATTGACATGGACCACCCCTATGTCTTCAGTGATATGACCTCCTACTTCACCCTGCTGGTTGGCATCTACTTCCCCTCAGTCACAG GTATCATGGCTGGTTCTAACCGCTCTGGGGACCTGAGGGATGCCCAGAAGTCAATCCCCACCGGCACTATCCTGGCCATCGCCACCACCTCTGCTGTCT ACATCAGCTCCGTTGTTCTGTTTGGGGCCTGCATTGAGGGGGTCGTCCTGCGGGACAA GTTTGGTGAAGCTGTGAATGGTAACCTGGTGGTGGGCACACTGGCCTGGCCATCTCCGTGGGTAATTGTCATCGGATCCTTCTTCTCCACATGTGGGGCTGGGCTGCAGAGCCTCACGGGGGCCCCACGCCTGCTGCAGGCCATCTCGAGGGACGGCATCGTGCCCTTCCTGCAG GTCTTTGGCCATGGCAAGGCCAATGGAGAGCCGACCTGGGCCCTGCTCCTGACTGCCTGCATCTGCGAGATTGGCATCCTCATTGCATCCCTCGACGAGGTGGCCCCCATCCTGTCTAT GTTCTTCCTGATGTGCTACATGTTTGTGAATCTGGCCTGTGCGTTGCAGACACTGCTGAGGACACCCAACTGGAGGCCACGCTTTCGATATTACCATTG GACCCTCTCCTTCCTGGGCATGAGCCTCTGCCTGGCCCTCATGTTCATCTGCTCCTGGTATTATGCACTGGTGGCCATGCTCATTGCTGGACTCATCTACAAGTACATTGAGTACCGTGG GGCAGAAAAGGAGTGGGGCGATGGGATCCGAGGTCTGTCTCTCAGTGCAGCTCGCTATGCCCTCTTACGCCTGGAGGAAGGGCCCCCACACACCAAGAACTGGAG GCCACAGCTGCTAGTGCTGGTGCGTGTGGACCAAGACCAGAATGTGGTGCACCCCCAGCTGCTCTCATTGACCTCCCAGCTCAAGGCAGGGAAGGGCCTGACCATCGTGGGCTCTGTCCTTGAGGGCACCTTTCTGGAAAATCATCCCCAGGCCCAGCGGGCAGAAGAG TCTATCAGGCGCCTGATGGAGGCAGAGAAGGTGAAGGGCTTCTGCCAGGTAGTGATCTCCTCCAACCTGCGTGATGGCGTGTCCCATCTGATCCAGTCCGGGGGCCTCGGGGGGCTGCAGCACAACACTGTGCTTGTCGGCTGGCCCCGCAACTGGCGCCAGAAGGAGGATCATCAGACGTGGAGGAACTTCATTG AGCTGGTCCGAGAAACCACAGCTGGCCACTTAGCCCTGCTGGTCACCAAGAATGTTTCCATGTTTCCCGGGAACCCTGAGCGCTTCTCTGAGGGCAGCATCGACGTTTGGTGGATTGTGCACGATGGGGGCATGCTCATGCTGCTGCCCTTCCTGCTGCGGCACCACAAG GTCTGGCGGAAGTGCAAGATGCGTATCTTCACTGTGGCCCAGATGGACGACAATAGCATCCAGATGAAGAAGGATCTGACCACATTTCTGTACCATTTACGCATCACTGCGGAGGTTGAGGTGGTGGAGATG CATGAAAGCGACATCTCAGCTTACACCTATGAGAAGACGTTGGTGATGGAGCAGCGCTCCCAGATCCTCAAACAGATGCATTTAACCAAGAACGAGCGGGAGCGGGAG ATCCAGAGTATCACAGATGAGTCACGAGGCTCAATCCGGAGAAAGAATCCAGCCAACACGCGGCTCCGCCTGAACGTCCCAGAAGAGACAGCTGGTGACAGCGAAGAGAAGCCAGAGGAGGAG GTGCAGCTGATCCACGATCAGAGTGCTCCCAGCTGCCCCAGCAGCTCTCCATCCCCAGGCGAGGAGCCTGAGGGGAAAGGGGAGACAGATCCTGAGAAGGTGCATCTCACCTGGACCAAGGACAAGTCGGTGGCAGAGAAGAATAAGGGCCCCAGTCCTGTCTCCTCTGAGGGCATCAAGGACTTCTTCAGCATGAAGCC GGAGTGGGAGAACTT GAACCAGTCCAATGTGCGACGCATGCACACGGCGGTGCGGCTGAACGAGGTCATCGTGAAGAAATCCCGGGACGCCAAGCTTGTTTTGCTCAACATGCCTGGGCCTCCCCGCAACCGCAATGGTGACGAAAACT ACATGGAATTCCTCGAGGTCCTCACAGAGCACCTGGACCGGGTGATGCTGGTCCGCGGCGGCGGCCGCGAGGTCATCACCATCTACTCCTGA
- the SLC12A5 gene encoding solute carrier family 12 member 5 isoform X2, producing the protein MLNNLTDCEDGDGGANPGDGNPKESSPFINSTDTEKGKEYDGKNMALFEEEMDTSPMVSSLLSGLANYTNLPQGSREHEEAENNEGGRRKPVQAPRMGTFMGVYLPCLQNIFGVILFLRLTWVVGIAGIMESFCMVFICCSCTMLTAISMSAIATNGVVPAGGSYYMISRSLGPEFGGAVGLCFYLGTTFAGAMYILGTIEILLAYLFPAMAIFKAEDASGEAAALLNNMRVYGTCVLTCMATVVFVGVKYVNKFALVFLGCVILSILAIYAGVIKSAFDPPNFPICLLGNRTLSRHGFNVCAKLAWEGNETVTTELWGLFCSSRFLNATCDEYFTRNNVTEIQGIPGAASGLIKENLWSSYLTKGVIVERSGMTSVGLADGTPIDMDHPYVFSDMTSYFTLLVGIYFPSVTGIMAGSNRSGDLRDAQKSIPTGTILAIATTSAVYISSVVLFGACIEGVVLRDKFGEAVNGNLVVGTLAWPSPWVIVIGSFFSTCGAGLQSLTGAPRLLQAISRDGIVPFLQVFGHGKANGEPTWALLLTACICEIGILIASLDEVAPILSMFFLMCYMFVNLACALQTLLRTPNWRPRFRYYHWTLSFLGMSLCLALMFICSWYYALVAMLIAGLIYKYIEYRGAEKEWGDGIRGLSLSAARYALLRLEEGPPHTKNWRPQLLVLVRVDQDQNVVHPQLLSLTSQLKAGKGLTIVGSVLEGTFLENHPQAQRAEESIRRLMEAEKVKGFCQVVISSNLRDGVSHLIQSGGLGGLQHNTVLVGWPRNWRQKEDHQTWRNFIELVRETTAGHLALLVTKNVSMFPGNPERFSEGSIDVWWIVHDGGMLMLLPFLLRHHKVWRKCKMRIFTVAQMDDNSIQMKKDLTTFLYHLRITAEVEVVEMHESDISAYTYEKTLVMEQRSQILKQMHLTKNEREREIQSITDESRGSIRRKNPANTRLRLNVPEETAGDSEEKPEEEVQLIHDQSAPSCPSSSPSPGEEPEGKGETDPEKVHLTWTKDKSVAEKNKGPSPVSSEGIKDFFSMKPEWENLNQSNVRRMHTAVRLNEVIVKKSRDAKLVLLNMPGPPRNRNGDENYMEFLEVLTEHLDRVMLVRGGGREVITIYS; encoded by the exons GTGATGGCAACCCCAAGGAAAGCAGTCCCTTCATCAACAGCACtgacacagagaagggaaaggagtATGATGGCAAGAACATGGCCTTGTTTGAG GAGGAGATGGACACCAGTCCTATGGTGTCCTCCTTGCTCAGTGGCCTGGCCAACTACACCAACCTGCCCCAGGGAAGTAGGGAGCACGAAGAGGCAGAAAACAATGAGGGTGGAAGAAGGAAGCCGGTGCAG GCCCCACGCATGGGCACCTTCATGGGCGTGTACCTGCCGTGCCTGCAGAACATCTTTGGCGTCATCCTCTTCCTGCGGCTCACCTGGGTGGTGGGCATTGCAGGCATCATGGAGTCCTTCTGCATGGTGTTCATCTGCTGCTCCTGT ACGATGCTCACGGCCATCTCCATGAGTGCAATTGCAACGAATGGTGTTGTGCCTG CTGGTGGCTCCTACTACATGATTTCCAGGTCTCTGGGCCCGGAGTTTGGGGGCGCCGTGGGCCTCTGCTTCTACCTGGGCACTACCTTTGCTGGGGCCATGTACATCCTGGGCACCATCGAAATCCTGCTG GCTTACCTCTTCCCAGCCATGGCCATCTTCAAGGCAGAAGATGCCAGTGGGGAGGCAGCAGCCTTGCTGAACAACATGCGTGTTTACGGCACCTGTGTGCTCACCTGCATGGCCACTGTGGTGTTTGTGGGTGTCAAGTATGTCAACAAGTTTGCCCTTGTCTTCCTGGGTTGTGTCATCCTCTCCATCCTGGCCATCTATGCTGGGGTCATCAAGTCTGCCTTCGACCCGCCCAACTTCCC GATCTGCCTCCTGGGTAACCGCACGCTGTCTCGCCACGGCTTTAATGTCTGTGCCAAGCTGGCTTGGGAAGGAAATGAGACGGTGACCACAGAGCTGTGGGGCCTTTTCTGCTCCTCTCGCTTCCTCAATGCCACCTGTGATGAATACTTCACCCGAAACAATGTCACGGAGATCCAGGGCATCCCTGGTGCTGCCAGTGGCCTCATCAAAG AGAACCTCTGGAGCTCCTACCTGACCAAGGGCGTGATTGTGGAGAGGAGTGGGATGACCTCGGTGGGCCTGGCCGATGGCACTCCTATTGACATGGACCACCCCTATGTCTTCAGTGATATGACCTCCTACTTCACCCTGCTGGTTGGCATCTACTTCCCCTCAGTCACAG GTATCATGGCTGGTTCTAACCGCTCTGGGGACCTGAGGGATGCCCAGAAGTCAATCCCCACCGGCACTATCCTGGCCATCGCCACCACCTCTGCTGTCT ACATCAGCTCCGTTGTTCTGTTTGGGGCCTGCATTGAGGGGGTCGTCCTGCGGGACAA GTTTGGTGAAGCTGTGAATGGTAACCTGGTGGTGGGCACACTGGCCTGGCCATCTCCGTGGGTAATTGTCATCGGATCCTTCTTCTCCACATGTGGGGCTGGGCTGCAGAGCCTCACGGGGGCCCCACGCCTGCTGCAGGCCATCTCGAGGGACGGCATCGTGCCCTTCCTGCAG GTCTTTGGCCATGGCAAGGCCAATGGAGAGCCGACCTGGGCCCTGCTCCTGACTGCCTGCATCTGCGAGATTGGCATCCTCATTGCATCCCTCGACGAGGTGGCCCCCATCCTGTCTAT GTTCTTCCTGATGTGCTACATGTTTGTGAATCTGGCCTGTGCGTTGCAGACACTGCTGAGGACACCCAACTGGAGGCCACGCTTTCGATATTACCATTG GACCCTCTCCTTCCTGGGCATGAGCCTCTGCCTGGCCCTCATGTTCATCTGCTCCTGGTATTATGCACTGGTGGCCATGCTCATTGCTGGACTCATCTACAAGTACATTGAGTACCGTGG GGCAGAAAAGGAGTGGGGCGATGGGATCCGAGGTCTGTCTCTCAGTGCAGCTCGCTATGCCCTCTTACGCCTGGAGGAAGGGCCCCCACACACCAAGAACTGGAG GCCACAGCTGCTAGTGCTGGTGCGTGTGGACCAAGACCAGAATGTGGTGCACCCCCAGCTGCTCTCATTGACCTCCCAGCTCAAGGCAGGGAAGGGCCTGACCATCGTGGGCTCTGTCCTTGAGGGCACCTTTCTGGAAAATCATCCCCAGGCCCAGCGGGCAGAAGAG TCTATCAGGCGCCTGATGGAGGCAGAGAAGGTGAAGGGCTTCTGCCAGGTAGTGATCTCCTCCAACCTGCGTGATGGCGTGTCCCATCTGATCCAGTCCGGGGGCCTCGGGGGGCTGCAGCACAACACTGTGCTTGTCGGCTGGCCCCGCAACTGGCGCCAGAAGGAGGATCATCAGACGTGGAGGAACTTCATTG AGCTGGTCCGAGAAACCACAGCTGGCCACTTAGCCCTGCTGGTCACCAAGAATGTTTCCATGTTTCCCGGGAACCCTGAGCGCTTCTCTGAGGGCAGCATCGACGTTTGGTGGATTGTGCACGATGGGGGCATGCTCATGCTGCTGCCCTTCCTGCTGCGGCACCACAAG GTCTGGCGGAAGTGCAAGATGCGTATCTTCACTGTGGCCCAGATGGACGACAATAGCATCCAGATGAAGAAGGATCTGACCACATTTCTGTACCATTTACGCATCACTGCGGAGGTTGAGGTGGTGGAGATG CATGAAAGCGACATCTCAGCTTACACCTATGAGAAGACGTTGGTGATGGAGCAGCGCTCCCAGATCCTCAAACAGATGCATTTAACCAAGAACGAGCGGGAGCGGGAG ATCCAGAGTATCACAGATGAGTCACGAGGCTCAATCCGGAGAAAGAATCCAGCCAACACGCGGCTCCGCCTGAACGTCCCAGAAGAGACAGCTGGTGACAGCGAAGAGAAGCCAGAGGAGGAG GTGCAGCTGATCCACGATCAGAGTGCTCCCAGCTGCCCCAGCAGCTCTCCATCCCCAGGCGAGGAGCCTGAGGGGAAAGGGGAGACAGATCCTGAGAAGGTGCATCTCACCTGGACCAAGGACAAGTCGGTGGCAGAGAAGAATAAGGGCCCCAGTCCTGTCTCCTCTGAGGGCATCAAGGACTTCTTCAGCATGAAGCC GGAGTGGGAGAACTT GAACCAGTCCAATGTGCGACGCATGCACACGGCGGTGCGGCTGAACGAGGTCATCGTGAAGAAATCCCGGGACGCCAAGCTTGTTTTGCTCAACATGCCTGGGCCTCCCCGCAACCGCAATGGTGACGAAAACT ACATGGAATTCCTCGAGGTCCTCACAGAGCACCTGGACCGGGTGATGCTGGTCCGCGGCGGCGGCCGCGAGGTCATCACCATCTACTCCTGA